One Dryobates pubescens isolate bDryPub1 chromosome 33, bDryPub1.pri, whole genome shotgun sequence DNA window includes the following coding sequences:
- the DHRS3 gene encoding short-chain dehydrogenase/reductase 3 isoform X2, whose translation MQTIILWGRTEKCLKETTEEIRMMGTECHYFICDVGNREEVYRQAKAVREKVGDITILVNNAAVVHGKSLMDSDDDALLKSQHINTLGQFWTTKAFLPRMLELQKGHIVCLNSVLALSAIPGAIDYCTSKASSFAFMESLTLGLLDCPGVNATTVLPFHTSTEMFQGMRIRFPNLFPPLKPETVARRTVEAVQMNQAFLLLPWTMHVLVILKSILPQAALEEIHKFSGSYTCMNTFKGRT comes from the exons ATGCAAACT ATCATCCTGTGGGGTCGAACTGAGAAATGCCTGAAGGAGACCACAGAGGAAATCAGGATGATGGGGACAGAATGTCATTATTTCATCTGTGATGTAGGAAATCGAGAGGAGGTCTACCGGCAAGCGAAAGCCGTGCGGGAAAAG gtgGGTGATATCACTATCCTGGTGAACAATGCTGCTGTGGTCCATGGAAAGAGCCTGATGGACAGCGATGATGATGCACTGCTCAAATCACAGCACATAAACACCCTGGGGCAGTTCTGG accACCAAAGCATTCTTGCCAAGGATGCTGGAGTTGCAGAAAGGACACATTGTTTGCCTGAACTCTGTGCTGGCCTTGTCAGCCATCCCTGGTGCCATTGACTATTGCACCTCCAAAGCCTCGTCCTTTGCCTTTATGGAGAGCCtgaccctggggctgctggactGTCCGGGAGTGAATGCCACAACAGTCCTGCCCTTCCACACCAGCACAGAGATGTTTCAGGGCATGAGAATCAG GTTCCCTaatctttttcctcctctcaagCCAGAGACAGTGGCTAGGAGGACAGTAGAAGCAGTTCAGATGAATCAAGCCTTCCTGCTCCTTCCATGGACAATGCATGTTCTTGTCATCCTAAAAAG cattCTCCCTCAGGCAGCACTTGAAGAAATCCACAAGTTTTCTGGGAGCTACACCTGCATGAACACTTTTAAAGGACGAACATAG
- the DHRS3 gene encoding short-chain dehydrogenase/reductase 3 isoform X3, translated as MMGTECHYFICDVGNREEVYRQAKAVREKVGDITILVNNAAVVHGKSLMDSDDDALLKSQHINTLGQFWTTKAFLPRMLELQKGHIVCLNSVLALSAIPGAIDYCTSKASSFAFMESLTLGLLDCPGVNATTVLPFHTSTEMFQGMRIRFPNLFPPLKPETVARRTVEAVQMNQAFLLLPWTMHVLVILKSILPQAALEEIHKFSGSYTCMNTFKGRT; from the exons ATGATGGGGACAGAATGTCATTATTTCATCTGTGATGTAGGAAATCGAGAGGAGGTCTACCGGCAAGCGAAAGCCGTGCGGGAAAAG gtgGGTGATATCACTATCCTGGTGAACAATGCTGCTGTGGTCCATGGAAAGAGCCTGATGGACAGCGATGATGATGCACTGCTCAAATCACAGCACATAAACACCCTGGGGCAGTTCTGG accACCAAAGCATTCTTGCCAAGGATGCTGGAGTTGCAGAAAGGACACATTGTTTGCCTGAACTCTGTGCTGGCCTTGTCAGCCATCCCTGGTGCCATTGACTATTGCACCTCCAAAGCCTCGTCCTTTGCCTTTATGGAGAGCCtgaccctggggctgctggactGTCCGGGAGTGAATGCCACAACAGTCCTGCCCTTCCACACCAGCACAGAGATGTTTCAGGGCATGAGAATCAG GTTCCCTaatctttttcctcctctcaagCCAGAGACAGTGGCTAGGAGGACAGTAGAAGCAGTTCAGATGAATCAAGCCTTCCTGCTCCTTCCATGGACAATGCATGTTCTTGTCATCCTAAAAAG cattCTCCCTCAGGCAGCACTTGAAGAAATCCACAAGTTTTCTGGGAGCTACACCTGCATGAACACTTTTAAAGGACGAACATAG